From the genome of Oryza glaberrima chromosome 1, OglaRS2, whole genome shotgun sequence:
CCATTTTCTGTGCATTAAACCCATATTacctattttcagtttttctctGTTTTATTTTCTATACTTTGGAATTGTTAGAAAAGAATGGTAGAtggtacatatatattgcattaTTCAGTATTCACAGTTCTGCAGAATACCGAGAAGTTAATGAATTCAACTTTCAATGCTTTCAGATGCCGGATGCAACACCTCAGCAGATCAAGAAAGCGTACTACAATTGCATGAAAGCATGCCATCCTGATCTCAGTGGCAATGACCCCGATGTGACGAACTTCTGCATGTTCATCAATGAAGTTTACACGGTAATCTGGACTCTACAGAGATCGAAGTCTGCTGCTTTTTGGAGCATTCTGtatgttttaaaaatttatatgcgAAATTAACATGAGCAAGGGACTGGCAGGTACTTACCGATCCCATCCAGCGAGCGGTGTATGATGAGATTCATGGCTATGCCGCAACAGCAACCAACCCCTTCTTCGATGACAGTGCCCCTAGGGATCATGTGTTTGTCGATGAGTTTAGCTGCATAGGTATTATTAACTACTATATAACCAAACAGGAGTTTATCCTAGTCTATGTACTCTTTGGTAGTTATTGGCttctatttaatttcttcacgCATTTATACAGGATGTAAAAACTGTGCTAATGTGTGTTCTAAGGTCTTCGAAATTGAGGAAGATTTTGGTCGGGCAAGAGTTTACAATCAATCAGGCAATGCCGAACTAATTCAAGAAGCTATTGACACTTGGTGAGATtgttgaatttcaaaattttgctAAAAATCAGGAAAAAATGTTACAAGTTTGCTGAACAAATTTCAGTGTTTCCCCCATTTGTATGCTAGACTAATATTACTGCTCTGAATTTCTGATACGCAGTCCAGTTGACTGCATCCATTGGACATCAGCTGCACAACTTTCACTCCTTGAAGATGAAATGCGAAGAGTAGAAAGAGTGAATGTAAGGAAAACATCAAAGATATTTCCAATAACCTCATGTCTATCAGGCAGTAGTTTATATGTTTGTTATTTCCAAACCTGCCAGATTGTGATATCTTGCAAaagcatattatttttttcttccatttgaGCAGGTTGGTTTGATGCTAGCTGGGATGGGAAGTTCAGTTGATGTGTTTCGGATGGTAATTTCCTAGTActtaatttgtaattttattaTCCATTCTAGTACCATTCTAGTACTATTCTGTACTTTTGCAACACTCCACACTCAATTCAAAACATGGCATAAGTTCATCGGAAAagaacagattttttttttcttttgcatccAGAAGTAGATACTCCTACCTGGTACAGTAGACTAGTACGGTGTGGATTTTCTGAAGTTTGAGCCACCGTTTCTTCAGAAAGtccttaatttgtttttttatcttctCTGTCTGCCAGGCAAGTACACGATGGGAGAAAAGACAGGCTAAAGTCTTGGTATAATTCTCTGTTTCAATACATTGCTTTCTTTAGACAAACATAAGAAATAATAATTTAAGATTTTTAGGATGAACCTTCGTTACTCCTATTTCATTGTAGTATGTAAACTGTCTGTTTTTCTTTGAAACCTGTCTGTCTTGTAGGAAAAGGTCAGAAGACGTGTGAGCCAAGAAGATTCTGGTAAGGGCAGCTCATGGAGTGATGTCTGGGGAGCACCAACAAGATATCGAAAGAACGGTAAAGCTAGCGTAATTTGCCATTGGCAATTGCTACTAATTTGCTCATACCATTTGGATTCCCATCCAGTACCCACATAGCCGTCTTCTTAACTCTCCTGCTAACACATTGAGCAGAGGACGAAGCAAGGGAGAGAGCAaagcgagcagcggcggcagcgaggaggTGGAGAGAATACTCGAGGAAAGGTGCAGACAAGCCTCCTACATTCAAACTTCCAGAGGCAGTGTCCAACAAGGAGTGAGAGAACAGAACACAATCAAATGAGAATTTTTATCAAAGCAGTGCTACCTAACCCCATTGAAATCATGTATAGTCTAATTATTTGCAGAGAGCTGTATAGCATTTATGCTCTCTCGCCCTCCATTCCACATGATGACCAATATCTTCCAATATTCTGCTAGAGATGGTTGGTGTTGGTCACCATATAGAATACAGAACTACAGATTCCAAGTGTAGAAAGATACTGTACCATTGCTACTCATACAGTTATGTACTTATGTTATGATGAAACTTAGAAACTTGGTTTATACTAATGCTGGAATTGTGCAAACACAGATCATAGCTACTAGCAAGTTGTGAACCAAACCGTAAGAAATCTTTATTTTTCAGGATAGAGCAAAGAATGAAGAAATGGCATACATCACTGCTACAATATTCTGAACTAATTAATCatccctaaaaaaaatcatgaattaGTAGGGGGTTATGAGTGACGAGTCTTTCATCTGACCGAGCAAGCAACGGCATGAGCCCACGACCTGAGATGCGCCCTCATGGCCGGGCCGTCGCTCGTGCGCGGCATCGGCAAAGGCGAGcaccgcgccggcgcggcggcggcggcggcggcggcgacgcgcatcTGCCGGCACTGCTCCTGCCACATGTCCATGCGCTCCTCCTCGACCACCCGGCCTCTTGCAGCCGCAGCCGCTCTCCTCCCGCCTGccaccggcgccaccgccttcctaaCTCCTCCGGGATCTTCATGGCCGCAATCGCCGTCCTTCTCGTGGATCTCAGGAGAATCCCGCTCCTCGGGCTGCAACTCTCCGGGCCCAGGAGGAGGGCACTTCGTCTTCTCCTTGacaggcggcgggaggaggaggaagacgctgGAGAAGAACCAGAGGGAGTCAATGCTGGCGAAGaactcctcatcctcctcctcctgcccttCCATATGTTGGGGATTCTTGGCTGAAATTCTCTGGGATTcggcgaggggggaggaggaggaggggagaaacgGTTGGAGACCGAGGAGGGATTTGTGCTGGGAGTTCGGCGCTTCGGCCGCGTTGGTTTGAACTGGAGTCTTTCGAGTGTAACCAACGGCTTGGAGGGGGGGAGAAAAGGTCCATCTTTTGCACGACTTTTCAGGAAGACCAGATTGGATTCCAGGTCAGATCGCTTCGTCAGGGGGTGGGCTGCCTGCAGAATGGGACCCGCTTGAGCTGGCTGTAtcttatttttctcattttgcgAAATCAACAAGCTGTAATGCCAACGTATCCTTCCATTTCAAAAGCACGCCTAGAATGTTTTCATAATGTTATGTAGCATGCGTCTAGTTTAATGGTGTTTTTCCTCTGAACATGTAAGCAAGCTTTGCAACAGCATGCATTTGAATATGCACATGCAAATCTGCTAGGATATCCTTAAAAAAAGGATAATCTAGTATTAGAAGGTGATATATCCTAACacaataaatttggacataagagagtactatgccTGATCGTGCGTTTTCTCATAGTTCACAATTCTATTGGAATCCGGTTCAGATTTCGCAAAATATACACCTTTTGGTTCGCATCGAAAACACACGCCATTCAGTTTTTTGGTCTAGTTCAAAAAAAccaaactaaaatttatttttttataaaatttatttgaattttattgATTTTTATCGGTTTATCAACGGATTTCGCGAAATCCCATGCCGCTGCTTGTGAACAAATTTTGATTAGATATCAGGATTTGTGAACCCTGCGTTGATCATAAGCCAACATAACGTCATAACGAACTGCTTTGCAGGTAAGAGTGCTGCAATGCTGAAATGCAGGGAAAAAAGGGTAAGATTTACAAGATCAGAAACACATGTAGGATGATGTAACTTGACCCGTCGAGcattcatgcatgcaagcaAACAAGAAATAATTGTGTAGTAAGaacatctccaacagcctcttcatcccactctccaagccaaattttagccattctagccaaaaaaaaaaacgtactcCAACAGCCCCTCCAACCGGATAGCTAAGTCATCCGGCTGGCCAAAACCCTACCTCCACTAGCTAAATTTGGCCACTCTATTTGGCTGGCCAATGGTGGGTCCCACACAGCCAAACTCCTCCATGGCTTCATCCCCACACGGGCAACCAGGGAGAGGCACGGGAGGAGGACGGACACGAGGACGAGCACGGCGACCGCCGGccttcgctcgccgccgcaccaagccaatcgccggcgccggccaccgcgcggcgccgctcgacgcggccgccggcctccgcgcggcgccgccccccgccgcctccgctcgccgcggccCCCAGcctccgcgcggcgccgcccgccgcggcccccgaggctcggcgccgccgccgctcactgTTCTCCGCCGGAGAGGATGCAGTAGTCCAGCTGAGGGAGGAAGAAGCAGTACTAGAGAATGGgttggaagaggaggaagaatagTAACAgggactgacatatgggtcccatttGTAATAGACTTGTAATAGAAATGGTAGATAGAGAGGTTGTTGAAGTGAACAACTAATTTGACTAGCCAAAtcagatggagagttggctatGTGGGTGTTTGGAGAGTTCGATTTGGAGAGACTGTTAGAGATGCTTTAAGGCCGCAAAGTTGCATTGCTGGGCAAATCTCCTTTGGCAGTGGTGAACTGGTGATTGACCGATCACTTGCAGACCGGTACTGCCGATTCGAACACTGCCAAGGAAGACTCACCCGGTAATGCATGTGTCCTGCTCATGCAAGCTTCTGGGTAAGATTTTCCATCTTTTGGTAGGGTTCAGCTGCTGCTTTGCTTGCTGCATTTCCGGGATCGCCTTCCGCGTGTATTTATTATAGATTGGTGTATAGGGGGTGCCGCGGTGGACGATGGAACGAAATCAGTATCTTTCGATTCGGTCCTTGTATATGTGTTTTGGACCCTGCTTTTCATTTGATGACTCGTTAATATAACTCATGTTTGTAACAGCTTTGCACTTGTGGCAGTAAAATCGACATTCATGCACGAATGATTCTCCTTGCGTATAAAGTAGCTCGAATTTAGGAAAGCTAGTGTCGCGTCTCACTCAGGCTGAAAGGCGAAGACGCCATTTTTGCCTGCGAAAACAGGGAAGGGAAAAGATCCTGCAGAATGTGCCCTCTCGCTGTAAGTTCCACGGCGTTCTAGGTAGTATTCCATTTCCACGGAGGATTTTATCTGTGTTAGATGTGTAGAACAGCCGAGTCGAATACCTAAGATGCCAACACTTCATTAATGCAATCTAACTTAGTGTAATACTGTACTGCTAGCTGCAGAATCAGCAGCAGCTGGCCGGGAGCTGAGGTTTCAACATGCACGCATGTAATTAAGCCTGAACTCTGAAGGTTCAGTAGAAAGAGGAGCTCGATGACTATAGCTAGGGGATCATTCCGGTCGGCCGGGGGCAGCACATTCCAGGGAAAATCCGGCGAAACACCTCCAGATCGCCAAGCTCCCCCGGAATAGTCTCTCCGCCGAGCATATGCCATCTCGGATCCATTTCCCTAAGGCTGCTAAATGGCTCACTCTTGCTAGgctgctagctatatatatgtcagttAATTTGGTCATGTGACAAGTATCAACTATAGTGGTAGCAGTGTAGCCCAGCGCCGGCTGTGAATTACAGGGCAGTTCACCTTTGGCACAAGGGCAAGCAGTAGAAACCATGCGTGCTTGCTAGAGCTGGAAATGATGCTGGTAGCATTGCATGGTTCAGGGATCACAGATCTCGTGCCAAAGGAGAATTGCCCTGCGATTTTGTCTGCGCAGTACTGTCAGATTTGGCTGCTTATTTTCTCGCGGTATTACCAGCTTCTCTTGGCCTATAATGTTCGTGGAGGCTACGTTTGTCAGTACCGTGGTCTGTGGCTTGTTCAAGCAGTTTGGAGTAAGGATCATTGCATATCTCATATCTGCTTGCAAACGCTGGTTTTTCTCTCTTGTGCGTTTCTTTAGGTCTGCATAATGTCTTTTACTTGTTTCAGGCTTTGGTATGCTATCTTTAATTTAGTACTGTTCACAACCTTGTCGAATTACCTGCTCTGCAAAATTACAAAAACTTTATGAAAGTTTACTATAGAAATGCACTTCTATTGTTTGCAATTGCCACTGTTGTCGCATCTGCTTCGTTGGACTAGTACACATGCTTGCAGCTCAACAATTGATTGTCCAGTCaactagtagtatatactttACATACTTACAATAGGTTGTTTACATGTCATTCAAATGGttacaaaaatattaaaaaaacttcaaCAATAAACATTAATAAGTGATAGATTACTTCAAAAATATGCTAGGTAAAGTTTAACTTCTATATGTTACAACCAGCAAAACAAATTTGATTGTAAATATGTGTTAActagctgtagtttaatttttttttgcaacttgtaAATGtgaaattttaacttgtatttttgtaaagtgacatatcacatattaatacatcttctcgattatttttttaattttttacatatttaagtGGCATGCAAACAACGATGAAATATGGACTCTAGAGTTTCAAATCCACTCTCTACTTGCAACTCAAGCCACATGTTTTCGCATTTTGTTTGTGCTAAGTGTACCCTGATCCATGCTGCTAATTCTGTGCAAAGTGTTGGTTGCAACACTCCTATCACCTCAATTTCCGTGTCCTACGGAGTGAAACCGGTCACGAGTACTACGAATCTTTAGTCACAATCGAGCATCCTAGGAAATACTGTACTAGCATCATCAACCTGCCCTTTGGAAGAAAAATACCATCAGTACCACCAGCTCTGACAAATAGAGCTTGATTAGCTGTAGAACGTTTACTTGGGATTGTTAATTGCCTCGTGCAAGAGCCACTTGGTTCGTACTTCGTGATTTCTTTCTGATGAAGCAAATTAAACTAGCATGTGAGCACATTGGAAGAGGGAGTCAAACGATAAGAATACGCGATTTGCTGTCAAGTGTTCGCTGCTGCAACACGCCAAACCACAAGAAAAGTTGAggcaaagcatatatatatatatatatatatatatatatatatatatatatatatatatatatatatatatatatatgaatgaccATTAGGAGTACAGATCAACAGAAGCATAAtaaaatgtaattttatttgATTCATCTGTCGTTGCAATTCATATATAACATGATGTTCCGTCGATCAGATCGTGAACAAAGACAGCCCTTCTATTGCAGACAATGCTCAGAATTTGGGTCTGACACGAAATCGTTAAGTGGAACTTTTTTCTGTAGTAATGAACAATTCAATGTTATCCATTTGCGCAACATGACAAGGACATAGGCAGAGTTTTCAGAGCAAAAAATGGAGTTTCAATCCttctgtgtttcttttttccaatCTTTATTTATGTATCCATTGATGGTTCCaaaggagaaaacaaaaatCTTCAACCAAACCATTGACAAAGTGACTTGTCTCTCTCAATCCTTTCTCCAATCAACAGTGTGCAATAATAATATTGTACCGATTCTTTTCTGTATGCTACTGTAGAGAATAACCAAAATGAGGAGGGAAAAAAACTAACCGACAATTGGCAAGTGAACAAGAAGCCAAAAACTACAGGAGCTTGTCTGGTCTTATTGGAGGCCGGACCGGGGCCCACCTGTCTGTGCCAGCATCATGTCATGGCCGTGCTCTCCGCCGGCTGCTCGATCTTAACCCCTCCTCCCATCGCCAGcccgtcgccggcgcgccgccggaaCACCATGGCGCACTCCGGCAGCTCGCCGAGCCCCTCGAAcaacgcctcctcctcgcccagCCCCTCCCCGCCTAacccgccgacgtcgccgaactcgtcggggaggagcgcggccgtgccgacgacggcgccgccaaaGAACATCGGCTGATCGTACAGCTGCATCTCGTCGGCCGCGTCGATGTCGGAGGGCGAGGTCGACGAGGCTGGGACGGACACGACGTCGTAGAGCCACCGGAACTCGTCGCGCACCTcgatggccgcc
Proteins encoded in this window:
- the LOC127761925 gene encoding uncharacterized protein LOC127761925; its protein translation is MEGQEEEDEEFFASIDSLWFFSSVFLLLPPPVKEKTKCPPPGPGELQPEERDSPEIHEKDGDCGHEDPGGVRKAVAPVAGGRRAAAAARGRVVEEERMDMWQEQCRQMRVAAAAAAAAPARCSPLPMPRTSDGPAMRAHLRSWAHAVACSVR
- the LOC127761915 gene encoding chaperone protein dnaJ C76, chloroplastic, translating into MAPLLSPPLLADSVAKFHCSSTPTPCSGSVRRWAITRFAGAGRRRDWHRRRRTSGRGVLTVSAVAAESPSSGGGVAEDYYAVLGVMPDATPQQIKKAYYNCMKACHPDLSGNDPDVTNFCMFINEVYTVLTDPIQRAVYDEIHGYAATATNPFFDDSAPRDHVFVDEFSCIGCKNCANVCSKVFEIEEDFGRARVYNQSGNAELIQEAIDTCPVDCIHWTSAAQLSLLEDEMRRVERVNVGLMLAGMGSSVDVFRMASTRWEKRQAKVLEKVRRRVSQEDSGKGSSWSDVWGAPTRYRKNEDEARERAKRAAAAARRWREYSRKGADKPPTFKLPEAVSNKE